A single region of the Oncorhynchus kisutch isolate 150728-3 linkage group LG30, Okis_V2, whole genome shotgun sequence genome encodes:
- the si:dkey-18p12.4 gene encoding butyrophilin subfamily 1 member A1, with protein MASQTDSILRVGGSCGSIGRICNKENNHRTCSSQPFNKPLMCLHKRKKSLKHKVLKLLAQIKGTDKEKEDFTFDESKCIIRELAAELSKVVQSSQISNTSLLTRVNEDGSCQDERQDFILQWAEELKHSSQTQQTPAGEITRHRRSNDPPDQQKPDKEQKLREATKALSEWAWRLKDMEQDSVCLGEDVCSVLQDLERQWKRGKLPNMLPVMDFLIWSILQEQQEGSIVKHWLRNRQRSRSRVTLNRVPDSTWNLILKASVEITLDEKTANPNLLLSADRKRVKMATIIEDVFDPRDGYNPRSHMYDGWWCVLAKEGFTSGRHYWEVRVWGKAEWRIGVVRESAPRNGFANLNTKAGYWNLRLQLGELMALSAPVIKLNQSPPSRLGVFLDIEEGQVSFYDAEERCHIYTFNVNFDNFGKIYPVFGTIETDRELVIL; from the exons ATGGCTTCACAGACAGATT CGATACTGAGAGTTGGTGGCAGTTGTGGCAGCATTGGAAGAATTTGCAATAAAGAGAACAATCACAGAACCTGTTCTTCACAGCCTTTCAACAAACCATTAATGTGCTTACACAAG AGGAAGAAAAGCCTCAAGCATAAAGTACTTAAGTTGTTGGCACAAATAAAG GGAACGGACAAAGAGAAAGAAGATTTCACCTTTGATGAGTCTAAATGTATCATCAGAGAGCTTGCTGCTGAACTGAGCAAGGTAGTTCAG TCCTCACAGATCAGCAACACCTCCCTTCTGACCAGAGTGAATGAGGATGGATCTTGTCAAGATGAGCGTCAAGACTTTATACTGCAGTGGGCTGAGGAACTGAAACACTCATCGCAGACACAACAG ACACCAGCAGGGGAAATCACAAGACACAGGAGGAGTAATGACCCTCCAGATCAACAGAAACCAGACAAGGAACAGAAGCTGAGGGAAGCCACGAAAGCCCTTTCTGAGTGGGCCTGGAGACTCAAGGATATGGAACAA GACTCCGTGTGTCTGGGTGAGGATGTGTGTTCAGTACTGCAGGATCTGGAAAGACAGTGGAAGAGGGGGAAGCTTCCCAACATGCTCCCTGTCATGGACTTCCTCATCTGGAGCATACTACAGGAACAGCAGGAG GGTTCCATTGTAAAGCATTGGCTCAGAAATAGACAAAGGTCCAGAAGCAGAG TGACTCTGAATCGCGTTCCTGACTCAA CTTGGAACTTGATTTTGAAAGCATCAG TTGagatcactctggatgaaaaaacaGCCAACCCAAATCTCTTACTGTCCGCTGACAGGAAAAGAGTGAAAATGGCCACCATCATTGAGGATGTTTTTGATCCCCGGGATGGATACAACCCTAGATCCCACATGTAtgatggctggtggtgtgtgcTTGCAAAGGAGGGCTTTACATCTGGGAGACATTACTGGGAGGTGAGAGTCTGGGGCAAGGCAGAGTGGAGAATAGGTGTGGTTAGAGAGTCAGCACCGAGGAATGGCTTTGCAAATCTGAACACAAAAGCTGGTTACTGGAACTTGCGTCTGCAGCTTGGGGAGCTCATGGCTCTGAGTGCACCAGTCATTAAACTGAACCAGTCTCCACCCTCTAGGTTAGGGGTGTTTCTAGACATAGAGGAGGGACAGGTATCCTTCTATGATGCAGAGGAAAGATGCCACATTTACACTTTTAATGTCAATTTTGATAACTTTGGAAAGATTTACCCTGTGTTTGGAACaattgagacagacagagagctggttaTTCTGTAG